In one Candidatus Nitronereus thalassa genomic region, the following are encoded:
- a CDS encoding carboxypeptidase regulatory-like domain-containing protein encodes MRKGIVHIALGMFAVVFGVQTAWTYQEITVKDGGTIQGHVAIQGERPRPMAFNLVTIPDPVFCGTISTGTGWRIVEDFIIAPDKSLKDVVVFLKEVEQGKPFEIPRVKIVSKDCDFIPFVNVLKDRDEIEVINMDPVEHDIQGYETARKRGARVLFNRPLPMNPFLKYAGIIGKKYMAGEPMVEKIHLTKGRNVFVMQCGFHPYMFSWGLVVNNPYFSITKEDGKFEITDIPPGEYILSTWHPGMNSFLEQTVTIKTNESLLANFEYQAPQGRRSAHEIEENPRFGLELLGEDIEIIPSIRVQEY; translated from the coding sequence ATGAGAAAGGGAATAGTCCATATAGCGCTAGGAATGTTTGCCGTGGTCTTTGGCGTTCAAACGGCATGGACCTATCAGGAAATTACCGTCAAGGATGGAGGAACCATCCAAGGGCATGTCGCCATTCAAGGCGAACGGCCAAGACCTATGGCCTTTAACCTAGTGACCATCCCCGACCCCGTGTTTTGTGGAACCATATCCACGGGAACGGGATGGCGCATTGTCGAGGATTTTATCATTGCCCCGGATAAAAGCCTGAAAGATGTCGTGGTGTTTTTGAAAGAAGTGGAGCAAGGAAAACCGTTCGAGATTCCAAGAGTCAAAATTGTATCAAAGGATTGTGACTTTATTCCGTTCGTAAATGTGTTGAAGGATCGAGATGAAATTGAGGTCATCAATATGGATCCAGTGGAACATGACATCCAGGGATATGAAACAGCCAGAAAACGCGGAGCTCGTGTGTTGTTTAATCGGCCGTTACCTATGAATCCCTTCTTGAAATACGCTGGGATCATTGGAAAAAAGTACATGGCTGGCGAACCGATGGTGGAAAAAATTCATCTCACCAAAGGACGCAATGTATTTGTCATGCAATGCGGTTTTCATCCCTACATGTTTTCCTGGGGGCTGGTCGTTAACAATCCGTATTTCAGTATTACCAAAGAAGATGGGAAATTTGAAATCACGGATATTCCACCTGGAGAGTATATCCTCTCCACCTGGCATCCCGGCATGAATAGTTTTTTAGAGCAAACGGTAACGATCAAAACCAATGAATCTCTTTTAGCCAATTTTGAATACCAGGCTCCTCAGGGTCGGCGCAGTGCCCACGAAATTGAAGAAAATCCACGATTTGGGTTGGAGTTGTTAGGAGAAGATATCGAGATAATACCGTCTATTCGAGTGCAAGAGTATTAA
- a CDS encoding BCAM0308 family protein yields MTMRKTKRYTLQSLKKKEVVGDPYASTYPRTGFAICPECQSVYHRKRWTLPRTEEDTIIPKSSRPAKKIGKPLMFPELFLCPACQKIRDGYAEGFVSIVWENWLAHKADIMGFIHNEEKRASHVNPLERIMTVRTRTDGIDLETTTERMAQRIGRDLMRAFKGKVQYKWSHKDKLARIQWKGPTKKLAPRKK; encoded by the coding sequence ATGACAATGCGAAAAACTAAGCGATATACCCTGCAATCCCTTAAGAAAAAAGAGGTGGTCGGCGATCCTTACGCGTCAACCTATCCTCGAACAGGATTTGCTATCTGTCCTGAATGTCAGTCCGTATATCACCGTAAACGATGGACATTACCTCGGACCGAGGAAGACACCATTATCCCTAAGTCCTCCAGACCTGCCAAGAAAATTGGGAAACCGTTAATGTTTCCGGAATTATTCCTTTGTCCGGCTTGTCAAAAAATTCGAGATGGCTATGCCGAAGGGTTTGTCTCTATTGTGTGGGAAAATTGGTTAGCCCATAAAGCGGATATCATGGGGTTTATCCACAATGAAGAAAAGCGAGCGAGTCATGTGAATCCGTTAGAACGGATTATGACCGTACGTACTCGGACTGACGGGATCGACCTTGAAACTACGACGGAGCGAATGGCCCAACGAATCGGCCGAGACTTAATGCGCGCGTTTAAAGGCAAGGTTCAGTACAAATGGTCACACAAGGATAAGCTCGCCAGAATTCAATGGAAAGGTCCAACAAAAAAGCTTGCGCCTCGCAAAAAATAA
- a CDS encoding multicopper oxidase domain-containing protein, whose translation MFYGTRLTLTVTAVLALWGGIMGFGMNTQVNAEDSTHVHQTGMSSQSPGWAERLKGQTITENSVEGRAERSALVELQHQRLMQQMGKEMEHRGDTTGAFNTMSMMHQYGAGPANGLLASTSGVEPVSMKGGMCPKTAPVRDYDISAIDVEITLNQWLDFYPGYMYALTEDIDKIREEEAKNAEARETEGHHDPGGVKNGIQDQWIQPLVIRGNQGDCVKVTLRNQLEFGEEVSLHINGSDMVMSKTGQPATTTNPDSVAGEGETVEMEWYIHPDTQEGGRQFHTFSNDRELTVMGLFGVFVVEPRGSEYYDPLGTGPATKDRSGWQTMIKNGTGPDFREFVLIYHEVGDEAFRPVNKHGDFLPQRDPLTDAYRPGARALNYRSEPFGINNMHVQHEYFGFEDESMAYSSYTFGDAAPTIPRSYLGDPAKFRIVHGGSEVFHSHHPHGGSIRWQRSPRATQMPVWSTGQAGPVKYPVVRTKSDRVDVEVIGPSEALDLETECGSGLCQWLAGDFLFHCHVAHHYVAGMWGYWRVYNTLQTPGIQNDVMTPLRELPDRLGRIHKPVTSDKLVGTTVNWFGKQFKIVGSGKSNWKSEPAVVNLKDWVSMQLSNQGKPGHKDDELGQMKAYDATVIDWVWEGNRAMSEKEATLGENPKYRPEWQGYEPGKRRAIWFEPSTGKVAWPWLTPHFGKRVPFSNDHNPAPWLEMIRLNKDGTRSVEPAKPGENGNWSLCPDRAGSQDYKVHFIQLPIELSAAQGSEPAIVDPNGLLYVVHEEEAEVRADNDKKFPLVVRANVYDCIDWMLTSEWIDDDITNFQSSKINTHFHFFQFDNQASDGVISGFSYEQSMRPFTQFDKPTKKGLPIPMNAKITKMAKMGDKTIHVTNAKQYHVGIPILVGADNVKGQEVLRIAKIDDGTLTFTTPLKNAHPVGDIVTVEYVRQRFWVDADVGSVFWHDHAFGGTTWPHGAVGTMIAEPFGSTWHDPKTGKRIRTGPVADIHAVERVGHDVAGSFRELMVHIMDTVPHTVNVVTAGNPPGQPVEVALEAGRTVSFQMPPNDKIKMTPMPFLNGGTHTTGGALNFRAEPFAHRLSNNPDTSKIFSSAVHGDPSTAMVRAYLGDAIVFRLLDVTMNESNVFTISGHTFWSERYAEEANRKNSLHIGIAERYDLVVAEAGGPRHQTGDYLFFNGRSSKFSEGAWGIIRVLDKPVSDLQPLPNKAYGKEGMPERLPVCPSDAPVKQFNVVAMDHPSMSFNPNAPEAIEVDFERKIELRNPDAKIYVLEEDAQRVSGDAQPMPLTLRANVGDCIKVKLTNKLKEGRASFSAFGLAFDPKDSQGVNLGNNSGDQTVASGQSRTYTYYADPFNGEGQTLVWDWGNVAMNPRNGLFGGIIIGPKGSTYRDPKTGEDISLKNSWTADVIVDQTIQGNENRANYRDVALYFQDEDNIIGTSFMPYVQNVAGLTGVNYRAEPYLHREEAGCSLGRMFQPCEVDNPQDPVTPLIQAHAGDPVRVHVFGASSEQNGMFTIEKHEWPIEPFLPGADMISTVEFAGSEGLDVFVPGAGGKYSLPGDYVWSNGRLPYSQSGQWGYLRVLPANDQRILPLGGSSMSQRHVEGEQPENFKATPASFK comes from the coding sequence ATGTTTTACGGCACGCGGTTAACACTCACCGTTACGGCGGTACTGGCTCTTTGGGGCGGAATCATGGGATTTGGCATGAACACCCAAGTCAATGCCGAGGACTCCACTCATGTTCATCAAACCGGGATGTCTTCTCAATCCCCAGGTTGGGCCGAGCGGCTCAAAGGACAAACAATCACTGAAAATTCAGTAGAAGGGCGGGCGGAGCGTTCGGCCTTGGTTGAACTTCAACATCAACGTCTGATGCAGCAAATGGGAAAGGAAATGGAACACCGTGGTGACACCACTGGTGCCTTTAATACCATGTCCATGATGCATCAATATGGAGCCGGTCCAGCCAATGGACTATTGGCCTCCACCTCCGGGGTGGAGCCAGTCTCTATGAAAGGGGGAATGTGTCCAAAAACTGCCCCGGTCCGGGATTATGATATCTCCGCAATTGACGTAGAAATTACGTTGAACCAATGGTTGGATTTCTATCCGGGTTATATGTATGCCCTGACCGAAGATATCGACAAGATTCGTGAAGAAGAAGCGAAGAATGCGGAAGCCCGTGAAACAGAAGGTCATCATGATCCGGGCGGAGTAAAAAATGGCATACAAGATCAATGGATTCAGCCTTTAGTAATCCGGGGAAATCAAGGTGACTGTGTCAAAGTGACTCTTCGCAATCAACTTGAATTCGGTGAAGAGGTCAGCCTTCATATCAATGGGTCGGATATGGTCATGAGCAAGACCGGTCAACCCGCGACAACAACGAATCCTGATTCTGTGGCTGGTGAAGGCGAGACCGTGGAAATGGAATGGTACATCCATCCTGATACGCAAGAAGGTGGACGCCAATTTCACACGTTTAGTAATGACCGAGAGTTGACGGTGATGGGGCTGTTTGGTGTCTTTGTTGTCGAGCCCCGTGGCTCGGAATATTACGATCCCCTAGGGACGGGGCCAGCGACGAAGGATCGAAGCGGCTGGCAAACCATGATTAAGAATGGCACGGGCCCGGACTTTCGGGAATTTGTGTTGATATATCATGAGGTCGGTGATGAAGCGTTTCGCCCGGTGAATAAGCACGGCGACTTCCTTCCGCAACGCGATCCGTTGACTGATGCCTACCGACCTGGCGCACGCGCGTTGAATTATCGTAGCGAACCCTTCGGCATCAATAATATGCATGTGCAGCATGAATACTTTGGGTTCGAAGACGAATCCATGGCGTATAGTTCCTATACGTTTGGCGATGCGGCACCGACCATTCCGCGAAGTTATTTAGGCGATCCGGCGAAATTCCGCATTGTGCACGGCGGTTCGGAAGTCTTCCATTCTCATCATCCACATGGTGGATCCATTCGTTGGCAACGAAGTCCTCGGGCCACCCAAATGCCTGTCTGGAGTACGGGTCAAGCCGGTCCGGTAAAGTATCCAGTGGTACGGACAAAGTCTGATCGGGTCGATGTCGAAGTGATTGGGCCTTCAGAAGCCTTGGATCTGGAAACGGAATGCGGTTCTGGTCTGTGCCAATGGTTGGCTGGGGATTTCCTGTTCCATTGCCATGTCGCGCATCATTATGTCGCCGGGATGTGGGGGTATTGGAGAGTGTACAACACCCTACAGACGCCAGGAATCCAAAACGATGTGATGACTCCATTGCGGGAGTTGCCCGATCGGCTTGGACGAATTCATAAACCAGTGACATCGGATAAATTAGTGGGAACCACTGTTAACTGGTTTGGAAAGCAATTTAAAATTGTAGGGTCAGGAAAAAGCAATTGGAAATCTGAGCCTGCGGTGGTCAATCTGAAGGATTGGGTTTCCATGCAGCTGAGCAACCAAGGTAAACCAGGTCATAAGGATGACGAACTTGGGCAGATGAAGGCCTATGATGCCACCGTCATCGATTGGGTATGGGAAGGTAATCGGGCAATGAGTGAGAAGGAAGCCACCCTCGGGGAAAATCCCAAGTATCGTCCAGAGTGGCAGGGATATGAACCCGGAAAACGCCGGGCTATCTGGTTTGAACCCTCAACGGGAAAAGTAGCTTGGCCATGGTTGACCCCGCATTTTGGCAAGCGCGTTCCGTTCTCCAACGATCATAACCCAGCTCCTTGGTTAGAAATGATCCGGCTCAATAAGGATGGAACACGGTCTGTCGAACCTGCGAAGCCTGGAGAAAATGGGAACTGGAGTTTGTGTCCGGATCGGGCTGGTTCTCAAGATTATAAGGTTCACTTCATTCAGTTGCCGATTGAACTCTCCGCAGCGCAGGGAAGTGAGCCAGCCATTGTTGATCCAAACGGACTGCTGTATGTGGTCCATGAAGAGGAAGCTGAAGTTCGCGCAGACAATGACAAGAAGTTTCCATTAGTTGTTCGGGCGAATGTGTATGATTGTATTGATTGGATGTTAACCAGCGAGTGGATCGATGACGATATCACCAATTTCCAATCATCCAAGATTAACACGCATTTCCATTTCTTTCAGTTTGATAATCAGGCCTCAGATGGTGTGATCTCAGGATTTTCTTACGAGCAATCGATGCGTCCGTTTACGCAGTTTGATAAGCCGACGAAAAAAGGGTTGCCCATACCGATGAATGCCAAGATCACTAAGATGGCCAAAATGGGAGATAAGACCATCCACGTGACGAATGCCAAGCAATATCATGTCGGTATTCCGATCCTGGTAGGTGCGGATAATGTGAAGGGCCAAGAAGTACTTCGCATTGCCAAAATTGATGATGGGACGTTGACATTTACTACCCCACTTAAGAATGCGCATCCCGTCGGGGACATTGTCACCGTCGAATATGTGCGCCAACGGTTCTGGGTGGATGCTGATGTCGGGAGTGTGTTCTGGCATGACCATGCTTTCGGTGGTACCACCTGGCCACATGGTGCGGTGGGAACGATGATTGCGGAACCCTTTGGTTCAACCTGGCATGATCCCAAAACCGGCAAGCGGATTCGAACAGGGCCGGTTGCGGATATTCATGCTGTGGAGCGAGTTGGTCATGATGTGGCCGGGAGTTTCCGTGAATTGATGGTACATATCATGGATACCGTGCCGCATACGGTTAACGTGGTGACAGCCGGGAATCCTCCTGGTCAACCCGTGGAAGTGGCATTGGAAGCCGGACGTACAGTGTCTTTCCAAATGCCGCCGAACGATAAAATTAAAATGACCCCGATGCCATTTTTGAATGGTGGAACGCATACGACCGGTGGCGCCTTGAATTTCCGGGCGGAACCATTTGCTCATCGGTTGTCGAATAATCCTGATACGTCGAAGATTTTCAGCAGTGCCGTGCATGGCGATCCAAGCACAGCCATGGTGCGGGCATATCTTGGTGATGCCATTGTGTTCCGTTTATTAGATGTGACCATGAACGAAAGTAATGTGTTCACCATTTCTGGGCATACCTTCTGGTCTGAGCGATATGCGGAAGAAGCCAATCGGAAAAATTCTCTGCATATTGGAATTGCCGAACGGTATGACTTAGTGGTGGCGGAAGCCGGTGGCCCACGCCATCAGACTGGCGATTATTTGTTCTTCAATGGTCGGAGTTCCAAGTTCTCAGAAGGGGCGTGGGGAATTATCCGCGTGTTGGATAAACCCGTCTCGGATCTTCAGCCATTACCAAACAAGGCCTATGGCAAAGAAGGAATGCCCGAACGGCTTCCGGTCTGTCCATCAGATGCCCCGGTGAAGCAATTTAATGTTGTGGCCATGGATCATCCGTCCATGAGCTTCAACCCTAATGCACCGGAAGCCATTGAAGTGGACTTTGAACGAAAAATTGAACTTCGTAATCCTGATGCGAAGATTTATGTGCTTGAGGAAGATGCACAGCGTGTTTCGGGAGATGCGCAACCCATGCCTTTAACACTTCGGGCGAATGTGGGTGACTGCATCAAAGTGAAGCTCACCAATAAACTCAAGGAAGGTCGGGCCTCATTCTCAGCATTTGGTCTGGCGTTTGATCCCAAAGATTCTCAAGGAGTCAACCTTGGTAACAATTCAGGTGACCAAACAGTCGCGTCCGGGCAATCCCGCACATACACCTACTATGCCGATCCGTTTAATGGCGAAGGACAAACGTTGGTGTGGGATTGGGGAAATGTTGCCATGAATCCTCGGAATGGTTTGTTCGGAGGAATCATCATTGGTCCGAAAGGATCCACTTATCGTGATCCAAAAACCGGTGAAGATATTTCTCTGAAAAATAGTTGGACCGCCGACGTGATTGTAGATCAGACCATTCAAGGCAATGAAAATCGCGCGAATTATCGTGATGTCGCTTTGTACTTCCAAGATGAAGATAACATCATTGGAACGAGCTTCATGCCTTATGTCCAAAACGTGGCGGGGCTGACCGGGGTGAACTACCGAGCGGAACCGTATCTCCATCGCGAAGAAGCTGGGTGTTCACTTGGTCGAATGTTCCAGCCATGTGAAGTGGATAATCCACAAGATCCGGTCACGCCACTCATCCAAGCCCATGCTGGCGACCCGGTACGGGTGCATGTGTTCGGTGCGAGCAGTGAGCAAAATGGGATGTTTACCATTGAAAAACATGAATGGCCCATTGAGCCGTTCCTGCCAGGCGCGGATATGATCAGCACTGTGGAGTTTGCAGGATCAGAAGGGTTGGATGTGTTTGTGCCTGGAGCAGGTGGAAAGTATTCCCTGCCAGGGGATTATGTCTGGAGTAATGGACGACTTCCCTATTCGCAATCCGGGCAATGGGGATACCTCCGGGTGTTGCCTGCTAATGATCAACGAATCCTGCCGTTGGGTGGGTCGTCGATGAGTCAACGACACGTTGAAGGCGAGCAACCCGAAAACTTCAAAGCCACTCCGGCGTCCTTTAAGTAA
- a CDS encoding sigma-54 interaction domain-containing protein, with amino-acid sequence MAGSFIHFPQLDPILTARIEALASLADHLSEPVMVVSPTHDLVYANASAKQVIDDCPLLEQVREGGVFEHRSQPCEACPGKNVLELGNFCQEAGHAQPSESIAPTCPFPKALPLVGTQEHIRCVLMLGRTGRETMVLHSSVKGSFPLVKEKVVESNPLDVIVGKSEAMQQVFDTIRLVATSQATVLLQGESGTGKELVAKTIHQLGPRREAPFIVIDCGAMPETLLESELFGHRRGAFTGAVADRKGLFEEAEGGTIFLDEIANTSTSFQAKLLRVLQEGEVKPVGGNHPTKVDVRIISASNIPLEQLIEAQTFRTDLFYRLAVLPITLPPLRDRQEDIPLLVHTFIRRACQKHHKDEVGIAPDAILQLTQRTWLGNVRELEHAIERLVLTTQGPCIQASAVEESPDSISGTPDLYQMRKLAQSRVEKDMIVKALGEANGNKVLAAKLLSISRATLYNKIKAYNIS; translated from the coding sequence ATGGCCGGATCGTTTATTCATTTTCCTCAGCTCGACCCAATTCTTACCGCACGCATAGAGGCATTGGCGAGCCTAGCGGATCATCTCTCTGAGCCCGTAATGGTGGTCTCCCCAACTCATGACTTAGTTTATGCCAATGCTTCAGCTAAACAAGTGATTGACGATTGTCCTTTGCTTGAACAGGTGCGGGAGGGGGGGGTATTTGAGCATCGCTCTCAGCCTTGTGAGGCCTGTCCAGGGAAAAATGTGCTGGAGTTGGGGAATTTTTGTCAGGAGGCTGGTCATGCCCAACCTTCGGAATCGATAGCTCCCACCTGTCCTTTTCCCAAAGCGCTTCCCCTAGTTGGCACTCAGGAACACATTCGTTGTGTATTGATGTTAGGACGAACCGGACGGGAAACGATGGTGTTACATTCGTCAGTTAAAGGCTCTTTCCCTCTCGTCAAGGAAAAAGTCGTGGAATCGAATCCCCTTGATGTAATCGTTGGAAAGAGTGAGGCCATGCAGCAGGTGTTTGATACTATTCGATTGGTGGCGACCAGCCAGGCGACAGTGTTATTGCAGGGAGAAAGTGGCACGGGAAAAGAGCTAGTTGCGAAAACGATTCATCAATTGGGTCCACGTCGCGAGGCCCCTTTTATTGTCATTGATTGTGGCGCCATGCCTGAAACCTTGTTGGAAAGTGAATTATTTGGACATCGACGCGGGGCCTTCACTGGAGCAGTGGCCGATCGCAAGGGGCTGTTTGAAGAGGCGGAAGGCGGAACCATTTTCCTCGATGAGATTGCGAATACCAGTACGAGTTTTCAGGCTAAACTCTTGCGTGTGTTGCAGGAAGGCGAAGTGAAACCCGTGGGCGGTAATCACCCTACCAAAGTTGACGTGCGAATTATTTCTGCCTCGAATATTCCGCTGGAGCAGTTAATTGAAGCTCAAACTTTTCGAACGGATTTATTTTATCGGCTAGCGGTTCTTCCCATTACCCTACCACCTCTGCGGGATCGGCAGGAAGACATTCCATTGCTTGTTCACACATTTATTCGTCGTGCCTGCCAAAAGCATCATAAGGACGAGGTGGGAATTGCTCCTGATGCCATCCTTCAATTAACCCAAAGGACGTGGCTTGGAAATGTACGTGAATTGGAACATGCCATTGAACGTCTCGTGTTGACGACTCAGGGGCCTTGCATACAGGCCTCAGCTGTAGAAGAGTCTCCTGACTCAATTTCTGGGACGCCAGATTTGTATCAGATGAGGAAATTGGCTCAGTCCAGGGTAGAGAAAGACATGATCGTAAAAGCCTTGGGGGAAGCGAATGGGAACAAAGTCCTAGCGGCAAAATTATTAAGCATCAGTCGAGCCACGCTCTATAATAAGATCAAAGCCTATAACATTTCCTAA
- a CDS encoding VOC family protein: MAANDQSNIPSTKGLRHVALKVSNLATSKAFYQTWFGMNIVWEPDAENVYMSSGVDNLALHQIPVEDLELHQPNHGQFLDHLGFLMESPESVNQLYSQVVKEGIRIVHQPKQHRDGSYSFYLADPDHIVIQVLYEPTISPIRFSS; this comes from the coding sequence ATGGCTGCAAACGATCAATCAAATATTCCTTCCACTAAAGGGTTACGTCATGTGGCGCTCAAGGTGAGCAATCTTGCCACCTCGAAAGCCTTTTATCAAACCTGGTTTGGAATGAACATTGTATGGGAACCAGATGCCGAAAATGTGTATATGAGTTCCGGGGTCGATAACCTAGCCCTGCACCAAATTCCAGTTGAAGATCTTGAACTACACCAACCGAACCATGGACAGTTCCTCGACCACTTGGGGTTTTTAATGGAATCTCCGGAGAGTGTGAATCAATTGTATTCCCAGGTGGTGAAGGAAGGAATCAGGATTGTACATCAACCCAAACAACATCGAGACGGCAGTTATTCATTTTACCTTGCAGATCCGGACCACATCGTGATCCAAGTACTCTACGAACCCACGATAAGCCCTATTCGGTTCTCTTCCTGA
- a CDS encoding response regulator — protein sequence MSISSNSFQPRPLISINEEGRNCCVILVVDDDDAMRSLLVDELGDYGCCVLEAADGEEALSQIQAKTPSLIVTDLQMKSGGFDFIKNVKTVTPDCRVIVVTAFGDSQTHGIAKNIGVDGYFDKPVRMDDLKTLVMKVCPVPHCPHVQVNLE from the coding sequence ATGTCAATTTCTTCTAATTCTTTTCAGCCAAGACCCCTAATCAGTATTAATGAGGAAGGGAGGAATTGTTGTGTCATTCTGGTGGTTGACGATGATGATGCGATGAGAAGCCTCTTAGTCGATGAGTTGGGTGATTATGGGTGTTGTGTCCTAGAAGCCGCCGATGGTGAAGAAGCGCTTTCCCAAATTCAAGCCAAGACGCCGAGTTTAATTGTGACTGATTTACAAATGAAATCCGGTGGGTTTGATTTTATTAAAAATGTCAAAACAGTCACTCCCGATTGTCGCGTGATTGTGGTGACGGCGTTTGGGGATTCTCAAACGCACGGCATCGCTAAGAATATTGGCGTCGATGGATACTTTGATAAACCTGTTCGTATGGATGATTTGAAGACGCTCGTGATGAAAGTGTGTCCGGTGCCTCATTGTCCACATGTCCAGGTGAACCTCGAATAA
- a CDS encoding uroporphyrinogen-III synthase, producing MTVPSSSTPPHGFSGLTVAAFESRMGEQMATLISRHGGIPLVAPSMQEIPLENNSEALAFGHRLLAGNIDILILLTGVGTRTLLEVWKTQWNLEDIKHALTQTTILVRGPKPLAALKEFGLQPHLTVPEPNTWEDILQTLDIFKPEGLSRLTIGVQEYGTTNVELMTALGSRGAEAIGVPVYRWALPDDVQPLQKVLQAILFQSVDVLLFTSGAQATHIVDLLNRSHQLQDFRQALDRIMVASIGTITSQQLRAYDFPVDLEPSHSKMGILVKEASLKAQDILQHKRGTGS from the coding sequence ATGACCGTTCCCTCTAGTTCAACCCCGCCGCATGGATTCTCAGGGTTAACTGTGGCGGCCTTCGAAAGTCGAATGGGGGAGCAAATGGCCACACTAATTTCACGGCATGGCGGTATTCCCTTGGTTGCACCCTCCATGCAAGAAATTCCTTTGGAGAATAATTCTGAGGCCTTGGCCTTTGGCCACCGTTTACTGGCGGGCAATATCGACATCCTCATTTTGCTAACCGGGGTCGGGACCAGAACGTTATTGGAAGTTTGGAAAACACAGTGGAACTTGGAAGATATCAAGCATGCCTTGACCCAGACAACAATCCTTGTGCGTGGGCCTAAACCCTTGGCCGCCCTTAAGGAGTTCGGTCTCCAGCCACACCTTACGGTTCCCGAACCTAATACCTGGGAAGACATTCTCCAGACCCTTGATATATTCAAGCCAGAAGGGCTTTCTCGGCTCACCATCGGCGTACAAGAATATGGCACCACAAACGTGGAATTAATGACCGCCTTGGGTTCCAGAGGCGCCGAGGCGATTGGGGTGCCAGTGTATCGATGGGCCCTCCCAGATGATGTGCAACCATTACAAAAGGTCCTCCAAGCTATTCTTTTCCAATCAGTCGATGTCCTCCTATTTACGAGTGGGGCCCAAGCCACACACATTGTGGACCTCCTCAATCGATCCCATCAGCTCCAGGACTTTCGTCAGGCTCTCGATCGGATAATGGTAGCCTCCATTGGTACTATCACCAGTCAACAACTTCGTGCCTACGATTTTCCAGTGGATTTAGAACCTAGCCATTCCAAAATGGGTATCCTTGTAAAGGAAGCCAGCCTCAAAGCTCAGGACATCCTCCAACACAAACGCGGAACAGGCTCCTAA
- a CDS encoding carboxypeptidase regulatory-like domain-containing protein, with translation MCYHSKIFVVLVCSLLLSISTGWAYTEIPVDNGGAVTGQVTMKGDDPESLAYNLALFPDPAFCGRISTGTGWRLYDQFQVSADGALQNAIVILEGIHQGKPFTMPPAVVEAKDCIFSPNTLVVRNQQEIRFLNMDPIVHDIQLYETAPNGSSIIFHRPLRMNPYHSMLEPQDHDHRPGEPLIDTFQFTKGRRIFLAECGQHPYMQTWGLAVTNPYYAITDKDGRFTISDIPEGVYSLIAWHPWIGGILEMKVVVLANDTLKTQFIFDAPPIRKNSHTTMVKNPHFSFDAIGRDGKIVPDVIPDHEVQNTPHHHH, from the coding sequence ATGTGTTATCACTCAAAGATTTTTGTGGTTCTTGTATGCAGCTTGTTATTAAGCATTTCTACTGGTTGGGCCTACACCGAAATTCCTGTAGACAATGGTGGCGCAGTCACCGGTCAGGTAACCATGAAGGGCGACGACCCTGAATCTCTTGCCTACAACTTAGCCCTCTTTCCAGACCCTGCGTTTTGTGGGCGCATCTCGACCGGCACCGGGTGGCGTTTGTATGACCAGTTTCAAGTATCCGCCGATGGCGCCCTACAAAATGCGATCGTGATATTGGAAGGCATTCATCAAGGAAAGCCATTTACTATGCCACCGGCTGTCGTGGAAGCGAAAGACTGCATTTTTTCACCAAACACCCTCGTAGTACGCAATCAGCAGGAAATTCGGTTTCTTAATATGGATCCCATTGTCCATGACATCCAATTGTACGAAACGGCTCCTAATGGGTCTTCGATTATTTTCCATCGCCCGCTTCGCATGAACCCCTACCACTCCATGCTAGAACCTCAAGACCATGACCATCGCCCAGGTGAACCCCTCATTGATACCTTCCAATTCACCAAAGGACGTCGCATCTTTTTGGCCGAATGCGGACAACATCCGTATATGCAAACCTGGGGACTGGCCGTCACGAATCCCTATTATGCGATTACCGATAAAGACGGACGTTTTACCATATCGGACATTCCTGAAGGCGTGTACTCCTTGATCGCTTGGCATCCCTGGATCGGGGGAATTCTCGAAATGAAAGTGGTGGTCTTAGCCAACGATACTCTCAAAACCCAATTTATCTTTGATGCACCACCTATCCGAAAAAATTCCCATACCACCATGGTGAAAAATCCCCATTTTAGCTTTGATGCCATTGGACGAGACGGCAAAATCGTTCCCGACGTCATTCCCGATCACGAGGTTCAAAATACTCCCCATCATCATCATTAA